From a region of the Chitinophaga caseinilytica genome:
- a CDS encoding metalloregulator ArsR/SmtB family transcription factor, protein MDAAMIEKAANALADKNRMAILLKLARQENCCCGEIQDMICLSQPTVSHHIKILVDSGVLISMKEGRNVTLTINKEMMKHLSMFFLQLS, encoded by the coding sequence ATGGACGCAGCGATGATCGAGAAGGCGGCAAATGCTCTGGCGGATAAAAACCGGATGGCTATACTGTTGAAGTTGGCCAGGCAGGAGAACTGTTGCTGTGGCGAAATCCAGGACATGATTTGCCTTTCTCAACCTACTGTATCCCATCACATCAAGATTTTGGTGGATAGCGGCGTGCTCATCAGCATGAAGGAGGGCCGGAATGTAACGCTTACCATCAATAAGGAGATGATGAAACACCTGTCAATGTTCTTTCTTCAGCTGAGTTAA